The following proteins are co-located in the Clostridiales bacterium genome:
- a CDS encoding nitronate monooxygenase, with protein MKLPSLVVGDLTIQKPIIQGGMGIGVSRSRLASAVANEGGIGVISGVVLGFLEPDFETNPMEANIRALRKEIRAARELSPNGVIGVNFLAAVNDYEELVKAAAEEGIDIIISGAGLPSKLPELVQGYNTKIAPMASSGRTAAVICKMWDKRYNRLPDMIVVEGPDAGGHLGFSMEELTSDNRPTLEGVLKEVLEEIRPFEEKYAKKIPVAAAGGIFTGADIARYIKLGASAVQISTRFITTDECDAHINFKNAIIHAEEGDIEIIKSPVGMPGRALKNQFSEKIKTTPLKIDHCSGCMKSCHAKEAKFCIVEALIRSVTGNVNDGLVFTGTNAYRVNEIMSVRNLMNELVNEAEKA; from the coding sequence ATGAAATTACCATCTCTTGTAGTAGGGGACCTAACCATACAAAAACCAATTATACAAGGCGGAATGGGGATTGGCGTTTCCAGGTCCAGGCTGGCTTCAGCAGTTGCAAATGAAGGTGGCATCGGTGTCATTTCAGGTGTGGTGCTTGGATTTTTGGAACCAGATTTCGAAACCAATCCCATGGAGGCGAATATCCGCGCGCTGAGAAAAGAAATCCGTGCCGCAAGAGAACTTAGTCCAAATGGCGTGATCGGAGTCAATTTTCTGGCTGCAGTGAATGACTATGAGGAACTCGTGAAAGCGGCAGCCGAAGAAGGGATCGATATCATCATCTCCGGTGCCGGCCTTCCTTCAAAGCTCCCCGAACTCGTGCAGGGCTACAATACGAAAATAGCTCCGATGGCTTCATCAGGAAGAACTGCTGCTGTAATCTGCAAAATGTGGGATAAGCGATACAATCGGCTTCCTGATATGATTGTTGTAGAAGGCCCGGATGCCGGAGGGCACTTAGGCTTCAGCATGGAAGAATTGACATCAGATAACAGACCCACGCTCGAGGGCGTGCTGAAAGAAGTCCTGGAAGAGATACGGCCTTTTGAGGAAAAATATGCAAAGAAGATTCCGGTCGCCGCTGCGGGTGGAATTTTTACCGGAGCAGATATCGCCAGATATATAAAACTCGGCGCCTCAGCGGTTCAGATTTCCACAAGGTTCATAACCACCGACGAATGTGATGCACATATCAATTTCAAAAATGCCATTATCCATGCAGAAGAAGGAGATATCGAGATCATAAAAAGCCCGGTTGGAATGCCAGGAAGGGCTTTGAAGAATCAATTTTCGGAGAAGATTAAAACCACTCCCTTAAAGATCGATCATTGCTCGGGCTGCATGAAATCCTGCCATGCGAAGGAAGCAAAATTTTGTATTGTAGAAGCGCTGATTCGGTCAGTAACCGGCAATGTTAATGACGGCTTGGTCTTTACTGGAACGAATGCATATCGAGTCAACGAAATCATGAGTGTTCGGAATTTGATGAATGAGCTGGTCAACGAAGCAGAGAAAGCCTAA
- a CDS encoding ATP-binding cassette domain-containing protein, which translates to MEKIPLLEMKGNTKRFENVLANDSIDLKMYPGESHALLGENGSGKSTLMNILLGIYKPNVGGVILGD; encoded by the coding sequence ATGGAAAAGATCCCTCTTTTGGAGATGAAAGGGAATACGAAAAGATTTGAAAATGTCCTTGCCAACGACAGCATAGACCTGAAAATGTATCCGGGAGAGAGCCATGCTTTATTGGGAGAAAACGGCTCCGGAAAAAGTACGCTGATGAATATTCTGCTTGGAATCTACAAGCCGAATGTGGGCGGGGTTATTTTAGGTGATTAA
- the speB gene encoding agmatinase: MVDLKPWGELNCEEIKDADVTVMGVPFDGAVSCGKGSALAPEKIRSLSRYLPATTEEGFVIDHLKVYDHGDVPFSLNWEEYYAKVEKEALTLFSMGKFCLFFGGDHSVTIPLTRAYGQHYQGKRIGIIHFDSHPDLCDEYDGSKWSHACPIRRAVEDVIKPADLAQVGIRSYENEEVVFYKENPELLRIRAYDIFYEGWQAACEKLKTKFQGYDALYISLDIDVLDPAFAPGTGTPEAGGLSSRELMEIIKFLMTNLPIAALDLVEVSPPLDSVNNITSWAALKIVYEVFGKLSK, translated from the coding sequence ATGGTCGACTTGAAGCCCTGGGGAGAATTAAATTGTGAAGAAATCAAAGACGCGGACGTAACCGTAATGGGCGTTCCATTTGACGGAGCAGTAAGCTGTGGGAAAGGGTCCGCTTTGGCCCCTGAAAAAATCAGAAGCCTATCCAGGTATCTTCCCGCAACGACAGAAGAGGGGTTTGTGATTGATCACCTGAAGGTATATGATCACGGTGACGTTCCTTTCAGTTTGAACTGGGAAGAATATTATGCAAAAGTAGAAAAAGAAGCACTGACTCTTTTCAGTATGGGTAAATTTTGTCTGTTCTTTGGAGGAGACCATTCCGTGACGATCCCGCTGACCAGAGCTTACGGACAGCATTATCAGGGCAAGCGAATCGGTATCATTCACTTTGACTCCCATCCTGATCTGTGCGATGAGTATGATGGCTCAAAATGGTCGCACGCCTGCCCGATTCGACGAGCGGTGGAAGATGTTATCAAACCTGCAGATCTGGCCCAGGTGGGCATCAGATCCTACGAAAACGAGGAAGTGGTGTTTTACAAGGAAAACCCCGAGCTTCTTCGAATCAGAGCATACGACATTTTCTATGAGGGCTGGCAGGCTGCCTGCGAGAAACTAAAGACAAAGTTCCAAGGGTATGATGCTTTGTACATCAGCCTTGACATTGACGTTCTGGATCCTGCCTTTGCTCCGGGAACAGGTACTCCTGAAGCCGGTGGATTATCATCAAGAGAGCTTATGGAAATCATTAAGTTTCTCATGACAAATCTTCCGATTGCAGCCCTTGATCTTGTAGAAGTTTCTCCTCCCCTTGACAGCGTGAACAATATTACTTCCTGGGCTGCCCTGAAAATTGTTTATGAGGTATTTGGTAAATTGTCAAAATGA
- a CDS encoding helix-turn-helix transcriptional regulator codes for MLSQSEWEKLNDLVITINNIRDSASMRTAFLQKLMNLIDFDFSEFDIGIIKKASAPQLVDPIVVSKFSKKFEEEFIYQYENVFAPMDYVNWVFMSPESLVYRESDLLNEEVRKQSPFYLNYLKVYDLVYISGIVLACQGRFHGAISLYKCERNGDFSERDVYILKQLQPHLHARFEADAETIRKNEKSLSYMLKNQFRLTNREIEIMGLIYMGSSNADIAKKAGIALNTVKKHGYNIYEKLEVQNRTQLVKFIIDKNLSGIWKEE; via the coding sequence ATGCTATCACAAAGCGAATGGGAAAAGCTCAACGATTTGGTGATTACCATCAACAATATTAGAGACTCGGCTTCCATGAGGACTGCTTTTCTTCAAAAGCTTATGAACCTTATTGATTTTGATTTTTCGGAATTCGACATCGGCATTATCAAGAAGGCATCTGCGCCTCAGTTGGTTGATCCTATCGTAGTGAGTAAATTCAGCAAGAAGTTCGAGGAGGAATTCATATACCAGTATGAGAACGTCTTTGCCCCGATGGATTATGTGAATTGGGTTTTCATGAGCCCGGAGTCACTTGTTTACAGAGAATCCGATCTTCTGAACGAAGAAGTTCGCAAGCAGAGCCCGTTTTACCTAAACTATCTTAAAGTCTATGATTTGGTTTATATTTCGGGAATCGTCCTTGCCTGCCAAGGAAGATTTCACGGAGCCATAAGCCTGTACAAATGCGAACGAAACGGAGATTTTTCAGAACGAGACGTTTATATATTAAAGCAGCTTCAACCGCATTTGCATGCTAGGTTTGAAGCGGATGCGGAAACGATTCGAAAAAACGAAAAGAGTCTTTCCTATATGCTGAAAAATCAATTCAGGCTTACCAACCGGGAAATTGAAATCATGGGTTTGATTTATATGGGCTCGAGTAACGCTGATATTGCCAAGAAGGCAGGAATTGCACTCAATACGGTGAAGAAGCATGGATATAATATATACGAAAAACTGGAGGTGCAGAATAGGACGCAACTAGTAAAATTTATTATTGACAAAAATCTTTCCGGAATTTGGAAAGAAGAATAA